The genome window TTGATCCAGTTTTGCATGATTGCCGAAATAGGGCTGGTAGGCTGAGGCGCTCAATGCCAGAGAATGATTGTCGCGAAAAGATTTACTTATATAAATGCCCGGGATCAGCGATAATGCTGGTTTTTGGGTGCTGTCGATACTCGTGAAAAGGAAATAAGTATGTTTCAACGGCGAAATCAAGTTCCATTCAAGTCCTGCTTCAAAGGTCTTTCGTTGCGGTTGTTCAGGAATGCTCCCCGGCTGCTTTTTATCGGATTTTGTAATGTCCTTTATTTTGGCTGAAAAACCAGGATCATAGAATTTCGGCTTAAAATGTTGAGATTTGAGTTGTATCAATGTGGCCGCCGGACGCTTATAACCCTCAGTAACAACATTCAGATCACTCGAAATTTCGCTCGCTACTTTTCCGTTTCCAACACGATCTGCAAAATGCTCATCCCGCTCCCCGGCAACGTTTTCCAATCTTCCATTTTTCTGGTTAGCATCGGGCGATTGTCTCGTTTTTGCAGCTCCGACACGGCTTTCCGGCACTTTTACCACGCGATTCCGCTTCGCTGGCTGTGCCTTTATCATGTTACCTCTTTCCGTTTCCGAAATTGTTCTTGCTTCCTTTTTGCCAGCAATCGCGTCACGATTTCCTGATTCTTCACTCCGTACTAATGCTTTACTTTTCACTAATTCTTTACTCTTCACAAACTCATCACTTTTCACTAACGCCTCACTTTTCGCAAACTCATCACCATTCACTAACGCCCCACCTTCCTCCACCGCTTTTTCACTTTCATCTATTTTTACACTTTCTTCAACCTTTGCAGTATCCTCCTTGCTCATAATTAACGCCGATTCCGGTTTCGAAGCTTTCTCCTGCCCGTTACCAGCATTTTCCACATTGTTATTTAAAAACAAAAACACGCCCAAAATGACAACCCCAAGCGAAACCAGTCCGGAAAGCAGTTTAGCTAAGGTGCCGGGGCCGCCTTTGAACATGTGCTTATTAGGAAGACCCGAGGGGCCAGCATTAAGCATATCGTTCATCTTTCCCCACGCGTCGTCGGCCGGAATTTCCGGATCCGGCAATTTCCCGGAGAAAAATTTGTCGATATTTTTGTTTTTGTTTTTCACATCAAAAGATCTTTTCAAAAATTATTTTCAGCTTTTTGCGGCCTTCGCTCAAATGCCATTTCACCGTGCCATCCGAGATATCCAGCGACTCCCCGATTTCCTTAATGCTAAAACCATCCAGATAAAACAATCCGCAAACGCGCCGGGTTGCCACAGGTAACGCAGATAAATAGACGATCACATCCGATGCGCTCAGCTTGTCAAATGGATTCTCTGCGGATTCGAAACCCATCTTATCGTCAAGCTCGTCGTAATCAAACTGCTGCGTTTTCTGATCCCTGAGCTGGGTAAGGGCCGCATTTCTCACTGTTGTGTAAAGCCAATTAAAAAATGCTCCTTTTTGATCGTCGAACTGGTCAATATTTTTGAAAACCTTCAACATTCCATTATTAATGGCTGTCAGGATCTCATGTTTGTCGTCAAAAAATTTACGGCATAACGCAAAAAGCACAGGATAAAACTGGCGATACAGCTTCTCCTGGGCTTGACGCTCCTGACGCCTGCAACCCGCTAATATTTCATCTAAATGATCCAATCCGGCATGTTAGCAACCGCCAGGCTTAATGTTCCCGGCGGTTAAAAAATTCGTAATCGCTTTTCCTGAATTATAATGATTTCTTAGTAAAAATAACCCCGCTATCATATGGCCAGCTGATAGCATAGCCATCCCCGGACTTTTTAAGCGAACCGTTATAATGCTTTCCGCTGGCACTTATGTGAAGTTGATACGTAGAATCCGGGCTAATGTTGTTTCGATTGAAGTAGATAGTCGCCTTGGACGGAGCCGTTCCGGTTTCGCAAGGTCCTAATGCCGTAACTTCTTCCAGCCTGACATCGATTTTGCCAAAGACGTTCAATGCCGCGTATCGAATATAGTTTTCCTTACATGAATATTGTTTCTTGGTCACAACTTCCAGCCGGAGGTAAGCCAGCGAATCAGCCAGGATTGCCGGAGTAATCAAAAATTCATCCCCT of Dyadobacter chenhuakuii contains these proteins:
- a CDS encoding RNA polymerase sigma factor, coding for MDHLDEILAGCRRQERQAQEKLYRQFYPVLFALCRKFFDDKHEILTAINNGMLKVFKNIDQFDDQKGAFFNWLYTTVRNAALTQLRDQKTQQFDYDELDDKMGFESAENPFDKLSASDVIVYLSALPVATRRVCGLFYLDGFSIKEIGESLDISDGTVKWHLSEGRKKLKIIFEKIF